A genomic stretch from Methanobacterium sp. includes:
- a CDS encoding DUF1743 domain-containing protein produces MYMYIGIDDTDSKDGMCTTYISSVIIDKLKDFGFNIVGYPRLIRLNPFARYKTRGNGALSFKLNVESEDDIQKVKEIVLKNVEKLSQLDDERTNPGVVFYYGEITDELKSYSLKVIRNIITIDDAQKFAAKIGADIFKFKKGRGIIGALAGIGCPNTDKTYELLAYRIPENYGKKRKINHESVFEMNKNTYPQTFDNVDGDNKYIAIEPHTPCPILYGIRGESPEAVLNAHNMVKVCEPIEKVAVFETNQHTDMHLLKIEKIADMEKFKCYIKEGTVKTPPQTYEGGHVIFILNDSSGEIPCAAYEPTKEFRDIVRKLAPGDKLRVYGGIGEKGTLNIEKIEILELSKVYKTQNPICECGKRMKSAGSGKGFKCIKCGLKLREGIKDKIEIERDLKTGFYEVPPSARRHLSKPLVRIE; encoded by the coding sequence ATGTATATGTATATTGGTATAGATGATACAGATTCTAAAGACGGAATGTGTACCACATATATAAGTAGTGTTATAATTGATAAACTTAAAGATTTTGGTTTTAATATCGTTGGTTATCCTCGTCTTATCCGTTTAAATCCGTTTGCAAGGTATAAAACAAGGGGTAATGGGGCATTATCCTTTAAATTAAATGTTGAATCTGAAGATGACATCCAGAAAGTTAAAGAAATAGTTTTAAAGAACGTTGAAAAACTTTCCCAGTTAGATGATGAACGAACAAACCCTGGAGTCGTTTTCTATTATGGTGAAATTACAGATGAACTTAAATCTTATTCTCTAAAAGTTATAAGGAACATTATAACCATTGATGATGCTCAAAAGTTTGCAGCAAAGATCGGCGCCGATATTTTTAAATTTAAAAAAGGTAGAGGGATAATTGGAGCTCTTGCAGGAATTGGATGTCCTAATACTGACAAAACTTATGAACTTCTCGCCTACAGAATACCTGAAAATTATGGCAAAAAAAGAAAAATTAACCATGAATCCGTCTTTGAGATGAACAAAAACACTTATCCGCAGACTTTTGATAATGTTGATGGTGATAATAAATATATAGCTATAGAACCACACACCCCCTGCCCTATACTGTATGGAATACGTGGAGAAAGCCCAGAAGCAGTTTTAAATGCCCATAATATGGTGAAAGTATGTGAACCAATTGAGAAAGTTGCTGTGTTTGAAACAAACCAGCATACAGACATGCACCTTCTAAAAATTGAGAAAATTGCAGATATGGAGAAATTTAAGTGCTATATAAAAGAAGGAACTGTTAAAACGCCTCCGCAAACCTATGAAGGTGGACATGTGATATTTATTTTAAATGACAGTTCTGGTGAGATTCCATGTGCTGCTTATGAACCCACCAAAGAATTTAGAGATATTGTAAGAAAATTAGCTCCTGGCGATAAATTACGTGTCTATGGTGGAATTGGAGAAAAAGGTACGTTAAATATAGAAAAAATTGAGATTTTAGAGCTTTCTAAAGTTTATAAAACTCAAAATCCTATCTGTGAATGTGGAAAACGCATGAAATCTGCTGGAAGCGGGAAAGGGTTTAAATGCATTAAATGTGGTTTAAAGCTTCGTGAAGGCATTAAAGATAAAATTGAAATAGAAAGAGATTTAAAAACAGGATTTTATGAGGTTCCACCTTCTGCAAGGAGACATTTAAGTAAACCTCTTGTTAGAATAGAATAA
- a CDS encoding transcriptional regulator has translation MQRDHVLREINELLANHSFETSHIYDRSCFDMVARKRLLLLLLKVLINIDGLTGPQAEEIKKVASTFLASPLVVGLKSKHEYLEEDVVYERHGIPVIAPETLKNMITEEIYPEVFADRGGYFVQVDGNVIKDARERENLSLKDLANKAHVSRETIYKYEHGRVRACPETVITLESILNMKITLSIDIFKIPQSGNVKMAEDTPKELAQLGFGVIKTNKTPFDAIAKSDPELAELKKNIAMITNMEKNRNQKILNKMALNVKDLSGVTGTEAVFIFEHKKNMECIEGVPVVHNWEIKEMESSKEFLKVIKERKECN, from the coding sequence ATGCAAAGAGATCATGTCTTAAGAGAAATAAACGAACTTCTAGCAAACCATAGTTTTGAAACTTCTCATATATATGATAGAAGTTGTTTTGATATGGTCGCTCGAAAAAGATTGTTACTTCTATTACTTAAAGTTTTAATTAATATAGATGGTTTAACTGGACCACAAGCAGAGGAAATAAAGAAAGTAGCAAGCACATTCCTGGCATCTCCTTTAGTAGTAGGTTTAAAATCCAAACATGAATACTTAGAAGAGGATGTAGTCTATGAAAGACACGGAATACCTGTAATTGCCCCAGAAACCCTAAAAAACATGATCACAGAAGAGATATATCCTGAAGTATTTGCAGATCGTGGCGGATATTTTGTTCAAGTTGACGGAAACGTTATAAAAGATGCCCGGGAAAGGGAAAATCTCTCACTTAAAGATTTAGCAAATAAAGCACATGTTTCTCGTGAAACTATTTATAAATATGAGCATGGAAGGGTAAGGGCATGTCCTGAAACAGTGATTACTCTTGAAAGCATTTTGAATATGAAAATTACTCTTTCTATTGATATTTTTAAAATTCCACAATCTGGAAATGTTAAAATGGCGGAAGACACTCCAAAAGAATTAGCACAGCTTGGATTTGGAGTTATAAAAACAAATAAAACACCATTTGATGCTATAGCAAAATCAGATCCAGAATTAGCGGAATTGAAGAAAAATATTGCCATGATTACCAATATGGAAAAAAATAGAAACCAGAAAATCCTAAATAAAATGGCATTAAACGTTAAAGACCTTTCAGGGGTCACTGGAACTGAGGCTGTTTTTATATTTGAACATAAAAAAAATATGGAATGTATTGAAGGAGTTCCTGTGGTTCATAACTGGGAAATAAAGGAAATGGAAAGTTCAAAGGAATTTTTAAAGGTTATTAAAGAACGTAAAGAATGTAATTAA